From one Catharus ustulatus isolate bCatUst1 chromosome 1, bCatUst1.pri.v2, whole genome shotgun sequence genomic stretch:
- the FAM221A gene encoding protein FAM221A isoform X2, whose translation MERLQGEAQALEEYAEYRRIVGDDDGGKLFTPEEYEEYKRKVLPARLQNRLYVSWRSPTGMDCKLVGPETPCFCTHRYKQHKTDYEVLPKERPIPVPCRVKRCPCQSYQFVPLNGTQPIRCRCKHFPEQHSAAPGFPCNSCSKCSGFHSCFTCACGQPAYAHETVVETKEERLAQGKPVGQDVPYAAMGGLTGFSSLAEGYMRLDDSGIGAPSAELLEAPITSMDHPFLKAFQGPSSSSQTMPQIAGSSSGTGQVSLGKQSEADDMAYFEKRYQERLKMEKAAKRKERNPVPSKKPEINK comes from the exons AATTGTAGGTGATGATGATGGAGGAAAGCTCTTTACTCCTGAGGAATATGAGGAGTACAAAAGAAAAGTATTACCAGCTCGGCTACAGAACAGGTTGTATGTGAGCTGGAGGTCACCAACTGGCATGGACTGTAAGCTTGTGGGACCAGAGACACCCTGCTTTTGCACTCACCG gtataaacaacacaaaacagacTATGAGGTGCTTCCCAAAGAGcgccccatccctgtgccttgCAGAGTGAAGCGTTGCCCGTGCCAGTCCTACCAGTTTGTGCCCCTGAACGGCACCCAGCCCATCCGCTGCCGCTGCAagcacttccctgagcagcacagcgCGGCGCCCGGCTTTCCCTGCAACTCCT GTTCCAAGTGTTCAGGCTTTCATAGCTGCTTTACCTGTGCATGTGGCCAGCCAGCATATGCTCACGAAACAGTTGTGGAAACAAAAGAGGAGCGCTTAGCCCAAGGGAAGCCCGTGGGGCAGGATGTTCCTTACGCTGCTATGGGAGGGCTGACTGGCTTCAGCTCACTAGCTGAAGGCTACATGAGGCTCGATGACAGTGGAATAG GTGCTCCTTCTGCTGAACTTTTAGAAGCCCCCATTACTAGCATGGATCATCCATTTCTAAAAGCATTTCAGGGGCCTTCAAGTTCCTCTCAAACCATGCCACAAATAGCAG gtagtTCAAGTGGCACAGGGCAAGTTTCTCTTGGAAAACAGTCAGAAGCTGATGACATGGCTTACTTTGAAAAACGTTATCAAGAACGG CTGAAAATGGAGAAAGCTGCTAAACGGAAAGAGAGGAATCCAGTGCCATCAAAGAAGCCTgagattaataaataa
- the FAM221A gene encoding protein FAM221A isoform X3, protein MDCKLVGPETPCFCTHRYKQHKTDYEVLPKERPIPVPCRVKRCPCQSYQFVPLNGTQPIRCRCKHFPEQHSAAPGFPCNSCSKCSGFHSCFTCACGQPAYAHETVVETKEERLAQGKPVGQDVPYAAMGGLTGFSSLAEGYMRLDDSGIGAPSAELLEAPITSMDHPFLKAFQGPSSSSQTMPQIAGSSSGTGQVSLGKQSEADDMAYFEKRYQERLKMEKAAKRKERNPVPSKKPEINK, encoded by the exons ATGGACTGTAAGCTTGTGGGACCAGAGACACCCTGCTTTTGCACTCACCG gtataaacaacacaaaacagacTATGAGGTGCTTCCCAAAGAGcgccccatccctgtgccttgCAGAGTGAAGCGTTGCCCGTGCCAGTCCTACCAGTTTGTGCCCCTGAACGGCACCCAGCCCATCCGCTGCCGCTGCAagcacttccctgagcagcacagcgCGGCGCCCGGCTTTCCCTGCAACTCCT GTTCCAAGTGTTCAGGCTTTCATAGCTGCTTTACCTGTGCATGTGGCCAGCCAGCATATGCTCACGAAACAGTTGTGGAAACAAAAGAGGAGCGCTTAGCCCAAGGGAAGCCCGTGGGGCAGGATGTTCCTTACGCTGCTATGGGAGGGCTGACTGGCTTCAGCTCACTAGCTGAAGGCTACATGAGGCTCGATGACAGTGGAATAG GTGCTCCTTCTGCTGAACTTTTAGAAGCCCCCATTACTAGCATGGATCATCCATTTCTAAAAGCATTTCAGGGGCCTTCAAGTTCCTCTCAAACCATGCCACAAATAGCAG gtagtTCAAGTGGCACAGGGCAAGTTTCTCTTGGAAAACAGTCAGAAGCTGATGACATGGCTTACTTTGAAAAACGTTATCAAGAACGG CTGAAAATGGAGAAAGCTGCTAAACGGAAAGAGAGGAATCCAGTGCCATCAAAGAAGCCTgagattaataaataa